Sequence from the Maribacter aquivivus genome:
TCTATTTCAACAAAGATAGTTGATTGAAGCTTGGTGACAACCTTGCATAAAAAAATGCGAGACCCTAAAAATAGCGTCTCGCATTATATGTTTATTATGGTAAACTTAAGTTCTAGATAACACCCTGTGCTAACATGGCATCGGCAACCTTAACGAAACCAGCAATGTTGGCTCCTTTTACATAGTTACAGAAACCATCTTCTTCTTTACCGTATTCGATACAAGAATCGTGAATGTCTTCCATAATATCTTTTAAACGCTCATCAACCTCTTCACGTGTCCAGCTAATTCTTAATGAATTCTGAGACATTTCTAAACCTGAAGTTGCAACACCACCTGCATTTGAAGCTTTACCTGGTGCAAACAATATTTTTGCGTTATTAAATTCATGAACAGCATCTGTATCACAAGGCATGTTAGCACCTTCTGCAACACACATACATCCATTTTTCAATAGATTTTTAGCATCTTGTTGATTTAGCTCATTTTGGGTAGCGCATGGTAATGCAATATCACATTTTACTTCCCAAGGTGTTTTTCCTTTATGAAATTCTGCAGAAGCATATTTATCCGCATACTCAGAAATACGTCCTCTTCTATTATTCTTAAGATCCATTACAAAGGCAAGCTTCTCATCGTTCAAGCCATCTTTGTCATAGATATAACCACTAGAATCTGAAAGTGTTACCACTTTAGCCCCTAATAAAATTGCTTTTTCAGCTGCATACTGAGCAACATTTCCTGACCCAGAAATTACTACTGTTTTGCCTTCAAAAGTTTCGTTTTTTGTCTTTAGCATACTTTGTGCAAAATACACAGTACCGTAACCTGTAGCTTCTGGTCTAATTTTAGAACCACCCCAAGAAAGACCTTTACCAGTTAATACCCCGGTAAACTCATTACGTATCTTTTTGTACATGCCAAAAAGAAAACCTATTTCACGAGCACCAACACCTATATCACCGGCAGGCACATCTGTATTAGGACCTATATGTCTATTTAATTCTAACATGAAGGCATGGCAAAAACGCATTACCTCATCATCAGATTTTCCTTTTGGATCAAAATCAGAACCACCTTTACCACCACCCATTGGCAATGTTGTAAGACTGTTCTTAAATACTTGCTCAAAAGCCAAGAATTTTAAGATACTCGCATTTACGGTTGGGTGAAAACGCAATCCACCTTTATAAGGACCTATTGCTGAGTTCATTTGTATTCTATACCCACGGTTTACATGAATTTCACCTGCATCATCAACCCACGCTACCCTAAATGAAATTAAACGTTCTGGTTCTACCATTCTTAAAAGAATGTTCTTACCATTATATATGTCTTGATTTGCAATATATGGTATAACCGTTTCTGCAACTTCTTGCACCGCTTGTATGAATTCTGGTTCGTGACCATTTCTGGCAATAACCTCATCCATAAATGCTTTTATTTTATTCTCCATAAAGCCTTTTAAACTTATTTAAATTATTGATTTCAAAGTATAACGTCAAAATTATGCTATTTGTGTAATTTGATAGCTTATTTTTTTAAAAATCGATAAAAATTGTTGTTTTGACAACAAACTACCTATTCTTGCTACATTTAATTTAACATTTGGTCAATTATTCTATCGCTTGTTCTAAATCTGCTATTAAATCATCAACATCCTCTATACCAACACTTAATCTAATCAACGAATCAACCACTCCGCTTCTAAGTCGCTCTTCTTTCGGAATACTTGCATGTGTCATACTTGCAGGGTGACCGGCTAAACTTTCTACGCCTCCTAAAGACTCTGCCAATGTAAATACCCGTAGCTTTTCTACAATCTTTATGGCATCGTCATAACTACCGCCTTTGGGTACAAATGAAATCATACCTCCAAAATCTTTCATCTGCTCTTTTGCGATATGATGATTAGGATGGTCTTTAAAACCTGGCCAGTAGACTTTTTCGATTTTAGGATTGCTTTTAAGGTATTCTGCAATCGCCCTACCATTTTCACAATGGCGTTGCATACGTACGTGCAGTGTTTTTATTCCTCTCAAGACCAAAAAACTATCCATAGGTCCACAAACGGCACCACTGGCATTTTGTATAAAATAAAGTTTATCGGCTAATTCTTTGTCTTTCACTACTAACGCTCCTACAACCGTATCGCTATGACCACCAAGATATTTGGTTGCTGAATGCATTACAATATCTGCCCCCAGTTCTAACGGTAATTGCAAATAAGGGGTAGCAAAAGTATTATCTACTGCTAACATTATATCTGTACCTTTAGTTAAGGCAGCTACTGCTTTTATATCTATAATATTCATCATTGGGTTGGTAGGCGTTTCTACCCAAATCAGCTTTGTTTTAGAATTGATTTTATCACGTACAGCATCAGCACCTTGCATACCTACAAAATGAAAAACGACACCAAACTTTTCAAATATCTTTTTGAATATTCTATAAGTCCCTCCATAAAGGTCATCTGTTGAAATTACTTCATCACCTGGAGCCAATAGTTTAATAACAGCATCAATAGCAGCAAGACCACTACCAAAGGCTAAACCAAATTCACCACCTTCTATGCTTGCCAATGAATTTTCTAAAGCTGTTCTTGTTGGGTTGGCACTTCTAGAATATTGATAACCTTTATGACCACCAGGTGTAGTTTGGGCATACGTTGATGTTTGATATATAGGCGGCATAACAGCACCATACGCTTCATCTGGTTGTTGACCACCATGTATGGTTTTCGTATTAAACTTTAGATTTTTAGAAGCCATATTCAAGTATTTATAACACAAATGTATTGTTATCTTTCGGGGAATACAATGAAGCTGTATTTTTACATTAAATCTAATCTCTCCATGAAATCTAAGCTTACCTGCCTACTCATTTGCTTTTTATTTATTGCCTGTAATAATAAGGATACCCTTTCTTTTGAACCATTGACAATCGCTACTGATTCTTGTGAGAATTGCACCTCTGTTCGCATAGAAATACCTGAAGCAACCGGCAAAACAAAATTAAGTAAGACCATTAACGCTGCCTTAGAAGGTGAAATCATTGCTTTATTGAATTTTGATGAGGAGAGTAATGCACAAAACCTTGAAGAAGCCAAAGAAGCTTTTTTATATGATTATGAAGAACTCAACGGGAAATTCCCTGAAGAATCTATGCCTTGGGAAGCAACTATTGAAGGAAACATTGCTTTCGAAAACGAAAATATTATTACAATTAAATTAGAATCTTACATCTATACCGGTGGAGCACATGGTTATGGCACCAACCGGTTTTTAAATTTTGATAAAATTAGTGGCAAAGAGTTATATCAAGAAGATTTATTCAACAATTTAGATGAATTTAAAACCTATGCCGAGACACTTTTTAGACAGCAAGAAAACATACCTGCAGAAGGCTCAATAAACAATACTGGTTTCATGTTCGAAACTGAGAATTTCTATTTGCCTGACAATTTAGGATATACCGAAACCGGACTCCTACTTTTCTATGAACCCTATGAAATAGC
This genomic interval carries:
- the gdhA gene encoding NADP-specific glutamate dehydrogenase, with amino-acid sequence MENKIKAFMDEVIARNGHEPEFIQAVQEVAETVIPYIANQDIYNGKNILLRMVEPERLISFRVAWVDDAGEIHVNRGYRIQMNSAIGPYKGGLRFHPTVNASILKFLAFEQVFKNSLTTLPMGGGKGGSDFDPKGKSDDEVMRFCHAFMLELNRHIGPNTDVPAGDIGVGAREIGFLFGMYKKIRNEFTGVLTGKGLSWGGSKIRPEATGYGTVYFAQSMLKTKNETFEGKTVVISGSGNVAQYAAEKAILLGAKVVTLSDSSGYIYDKDGLNDEKLAFVMDLKNNRRGRISEYADKYASAEFHKGKTPWEVKCDIALPCATQNELNQQDAKNLLKNGCMCVAEGANMPCDTDAVHEFNNAKILFAPGKASNAGGVATSGLEMSQNSLRISWTREEVDERLKDIMEDIHDSCIEYGKEEDGFCNYVKGANIAGFVKVADAMLAQGVI
- a CDS encoding DUF3298 and DUF4163 domain-containing protein is translated as MKSKLTCLLICFLFIACNNKDTLSFEPLTIATDSCENCTSVRIEIPEATGKTKLSKTINAALEGEIIALLNFDEESNAQNLEEAKEAFLYDYEELNGKFPEESMPWEATIEGNIAFENENIITIKLESYIYTGGAHGYGTNRFLNFDKISGKELYQEDLFNNLDEFKTYAETLFRQQENIPAEGSINNTGFMFETENFYLPDNLGYTETGLLLFYEPYEIASFADGPITLTIPYLEANSFLKYPKKP
- a CDS encoding cystathionine gamma-synthase codes for the protein MASKNLKFNTKTIHGGQQPDEAYGAVMPPIYQTSTYAQTTPGGHKGYQYSRSANPTRTALENSLASIEGGEFGLAFGSGLAAIDAVIKLLAPGDEVISTDDLYGGTYRIFKKIFEKFGVVFHFVGMQGADAVRDKINSKTKLIWVETPTNPMMNIIDIKAVAALTKGTDIMLAVDNTFATPYLQLPLELGADIVMHSATKYLGGHSDTVVGALVVKDKELADKLYFIQNASGAVCGPMDSFLVLRGIKTLHVRMQRHCENGRAIAEYLKSNPKIEKVYWPGFKDHPNHHIAKEQMKDFGGMISFVPKGGSYDDAIKIVEKLRVFTLAESLGGVESLAGHPASMTHASIPKEERLRSGVVDSLIRLSVGIEDVDDLIADLEQAIE